A stretch of Prunus dulcis chromosome 6, ALMONDv2, whole genome shotgun sequence DNA encodes these proteins:
- the LOC117631121 gene encoding organellar oligopeptidase A, chloroplastic/mitochondrial-like isoform X1: MASSSSLDEALGANPLLQDFDFPPFDVVDAKHVRPGIRALLKKLEGDLEELERTVEPTWPKLVVPLEKIVDQLTVVWGIVNHLKSVKDSSELRSAIEEVQPEKVKFQLRLGQSKPIYNAFKAILESPDWQTLTEARKRIVESQIKEAVLSGVSLEDDKRDNFNKIEQELKRLSHKFEENVLDATKKFEKLVTDKNEIEGLPATALGMAAQTAVSKGHENATAENGPWIITLDGPSFLSVMQHARNRSLREEIYRAYVTRASSGDMDNTAIIDSILKLRLEKAKLLNYNNYAEVSMATKMATVEKAEELLEKLRSASWNAAVQDMEDLKNFSKSKDAPEAYDLNHWDTSFWSERLRESKFDINEEELRPYFSLPKVMDGLFNLANMLFGINIEPADGLAPVWNNDVRFYRIKDSSGSPIAYFYFDPYTRPSEKKGGAWMREVLARSHVLSRDGASARLPVAHMVCNQTPPVGNKPSLMTFRELETVFHEFGHALQHMLTKQDEGLVAGIRGIEWDAVELPSQFMENWCYHRDTLMSIAKHYETGETLPEETYKKLLAARTFRAGSLSLRQIRFASVDLKLHTDYIPGGSESIFDVDRRVSERTQVIPPLPEDRFLCGFRHIFAGGYAAGYYSYKWAEVLSADAFSAFEDAGLDNSKAVKETGHKFRETILALGGGKAPLEVFVEFRGREPSPEPLLRHNGLLATASA; the protein is encoded by the exons ATggcctcctcttcttctctagACGAAGCTCTCGGAGCCAATCCTCTTCTCCAAGACTTTGACTTCCCTCCCTTCGATGTCGTCGATGCCAAGCACGTGCGACCTGGGATTCGTGCTCTCTTGAAGAAACTG GAGGGTGATTTGGAGGAATTAGAGCGTACGGTGGAGCCCACCTGGCCGAAGCTGGTCGTGCCGCTGGAGAAGATCGTTGACCAATTAACAGTGGTTTGGGGGATAGTCAACCACCTTAAGTCTGTTAAGGACTCTTCGGAGCTTCGTTCGGCTATTGAAGAAGtccag CCAGAGAAAGTTAAGTTTCAGCTTAGGTTGGGGCAAAGTAAACCAATTTACAATGCATTTAAAGCTATTCTAGAATCTCCTGATTGGCAGACGCTGACTGAGGCCCGCAAACGTATAGTTGAAA GCCAAATAAAGGAGGCAGTTTTGAGTGGTGTTTCTCTAGAGGATGATAAAAGAGacaattttaacaaaattgaacaG GAACTAAAAAGACTGTCTCACAAATTTGAAGAGAATGTTTTGGATGCCACAAAGAAGTTTGAAAAGCTAGTTACTGATAAGAATGAAATTGAAGGATTGCCAGCCACTGCTCTGGGAATGGCAGCACAAACAGCGGTGTCAAAG GGGCATGAAAATGCAACTGCTGAGAATGGGCCTTGGATAATTACATTGGATGGCCCAAGTTTTCTCTCTGTTATGCAACATGCTCGAAACCGGTCTTTGCGTGAGGAAATATACCGTGCTTACGTAACTCGTGCATCCAGTGGAGATATGGATAATACTGCTATCATTGACTCAATTTTGAAGCTTAGGTTGGAAAAGGCCAAGCTTCTGAATTACAATAACTATGCTGAG GTAAGCATGGCAACCAAAATGGCTACTGTTGAAAAAGCAGAAGAGCTCCTAGAAAAGCTTCGAAGTGCTTCCTGGAATGCTGCAGTTCAAG ATATGGAAGATCTTAAGAATTTCTCCAAAAGTAAAGATGCTCCAGAAGCTTATGATTTGAATCACTGGGACACCAGCTTCTGGAGTGAGAGGCTTCGTGAGTCTAAATTTGACATCAATgag GAAGAATTGCGTCCATATTTCTCCTTGCCCAAGGTCATGGATGGCCTGTTTAACCTAGCAAATATGCTTTTTGGAATTAATATTGAACCGGCTGATGGTCTAGCTCCG GTTTGGAACAATGATGTTAGATTCTATCGCATCAAAGATTCTTCCGGGAGTCCCATTGCATACTTTTATTTCGATCCATATACTCGTCCATCAGAGAAAAAGGGAGGTGCATGGATGCGTGAAGTTCTTGCTAGGAGTCATGTATTGTCACGTGATGGTGCCTCTGCGAGGTTGCCTGTGGCACACATGGTGTGCAATCAAACACCACCAGTGGGAAACAAGCCCAGCCTTATGACCTTCCGCGAG TTAGAGACTGTCTTCCATGAATTTGGTCATGCACTTCAGCATATGCTGACTAAGCAAGATGAGGGTCTAGTTGCTGGTATTCGAGGAATAGAATGGGATGCTGTTGAATTACCCTCTCAGTTCATGGAAAACTGGTGTTACCATAG AGACACTTTAATGAGCATTGCAAAACATTATGAAACTGGGGAGACTCTTCCAGAAGAAACATATAAAAAGCTTCTCGCAGCTAGGACTTTCCGTGCAGGCTCCCTAAGCCTTCGGCAG ataagatttgcAAGTGTAGATCTGAAGTTGCACACTGATTACATACCTGGTGGATCAGAATCCATCTTCGATGTTGATCGCAGGGTTAGTGAACGAACACAAGTGATCCCTCCACTTCCAGAAGACAGGTTCCTTTGTGGTTTCAGACATATATTTGCAG GTGGATATGCAGCTGGGTACTACAGTTACAAg TGGGCTGAGGTGTTGTCTGCTGATGCTTTCTCTGCATTTGAGGATGCTGGCTTGGATAACAGCAAG GCTGTTAAAGAAACCGGACACAAGTTCAGAGAAACCATCCTTGCTCTTGGAGGCGGGAAAGCACCACTAGAG
- the LOC117631121 gene encoding organellar oligopeptidase A, chloroplastic/mitochondrial-like isoform X2, translating to MASSSSLDEALGANPLLQDFDFPPFDVVDAKHVRPGIRALLKKLEGDLEELERTVEPTWPKLVVPLEKIVDQLTVVWGIVNHLKSVKDSSELRSAIEEVQPEKVKFQLRLGQSKPIYNAFKAILESPDWQTLTEARKRIVESQIKEAVLSGVSLEDDKRDNFNKIEQELKRLSHKFEENVLDATKKFEKLVTDKNEIEGLPATALGMAAQTAVSKVSMATKMATVEKAEELLEKLRSASWNAAVQDMEDLKNFSKSKDAPEAYDLNHWDTSFWSERLRESKFDINEEELRPYFSLPKVMDGLFNLANMLFGINIEPADGLAPVWNNDVRFYRIKDSSGSPIAYFYFDPYTRPSEKKGGAWMREVLARSHVLSRDGASARLPVAHMVCNQTPPVGNKPSLMTFRELETVFHEFGHALQHMLTKQDEGLVAGIRGIEWDAVELPSQFMENWCYHRDTLMSIAKHYETGETLPEETYKKLLAARTFRAGSLSLRQIRFASVDLKLHTDYIPGGSESIFDVDRRVSERTQVIPPLPEDRFLCGFRHIFAGGYAAGYYSYKWAEVLSADAFSAFEDAGLDNSKAVKETGHKFRETILALGGGKAPLEVFVEFRGREPSPEPLLRHNGLLATASA from the exons ATggcctcctcttcttctctagACGAAGCTCTCGGAGCCAATCCTCTTCTCCAAGACTTTGACTTCCCTCCCTTCGATGTCGTCGATGCCAAGCACGTGCGACCTGGGATTCGTGCTCTCTTGAAGAAACTG GAGGGTGATTTGGAGGAATTAGAGCGTACGGTGGAGCCCACCTGGCCGAAGCTGGTCGTGCCGCTGGAGAAGATCGTTGACCAATTAACAGTGGTTTGGGGGATAGTCAACCACCTTAAGTCTGTTAAGGACTCTTCGGAGCTTCGTTCGGCTATTGAAGAAGtccag CCAGAGAAAGTTAAGTTTCAGCTTAGGTTGGGGCAAAGTAAACCAATTTACAATGCATTTAAAGCTATTCTAGAATCTCCTGATTGGCAGACGCTGACTGAGGCCCGCAAACGTATAGTTGAAA GCCAAATAAAGGAGGCAGTTTTGAGTGGTGTTTCTCTAGAGGATGATAAAAGAGacaattttaacaaaattgaacaG GAACTAAAAAGACTGTCTCACAAATTTGAAGAGAATGTTTTGGATGCCACAAAGAAGTTTGAAAAGCTAGTTACTGATAAGAATGAAATTGAAGGATTGCCAGCCACTGCTCTGGGAATGGCAGCACAAACAGCGGTGTCAAAG GTAAGCATGGCAACCAAAATGGCTACTGTTGAAAAAGCAGAAGAGCTCCTAGAAAAGCTTCGAAGTGCTTCCTGGAATGCTGCAGTTCAAG ATATGGAAGATCTTAAGAATTTCTCCAAAAGTAAAGATGCTCCAGAAGCTTATGATTTGAATCACTGGGACACCAGCTTCTGGAGTGAGAGGCTTCGTGAGTCTAAATTTGACATCAATgag GAAGAATTGCGTCCATATTTCTCCTTGCCCAAGGTCATGGATGGCCTGTTTAACCTAGCAAATATGCTTTTTGGAATTAATATTGAACCGGCTGATGGTCTAGCTCCG GTTTGGAACAATGATGTTAGATTCTATCGCATCAAAGATTCTTCCGGGAGTCCCATTGCATACTTTTATTTCGATCCATATACTCGTCCATCAGAGAAAAAGGGAGGTGCATGGATGCGTGAAGTTCTTGCTAGGAGTCATGTATTGTCACGTGATGGTGCCTCTGCGAGGTTGCCTGTGGCACACATGGTGTGCAATCAAACACCACCAGTGGGAAACAAGCCCAGCCTTATGACCTTCCGCGAG TTAGAGACTGTCTTCCATGAATTTGGTCATGCACTTCAGCATATGCTGACTAAGCAAGATGAGGGTCTAGTTGCTGGTATTCGAGGAATAGAATGGGATGCTGTTGAATTACCCTCTCAGTTCATGGAAAACTGGTGTTACCATAG AGACACTTTAATGAGCATTGCAAAACATTATGAAACTGGGGAGACTCTTCCAGAAGAAACATATAAAAAGCTTCTCGCAGCTAGGACTTTCCGTGCAGGCTCCCTAAGCCTTCGGCAG ataagatttgcAAGTGTAGATCTGAAGTTGCACACTGATTACATACCTGGTGGATCAGAATCCATCTTCGATGTTGATCGCAGGGTTAGTGAACGAACACAAGTGATCCCTCCACTTCCAGAAGACAGGTTCCTTTGTGGTTTCAGACATATATTTGCAG GTGGATATGCAGCTGGGTACTACAGTTACAAg TGGGCTGAGGTGTTGTCTGCTGATGCTTTCTCTGCATTTGAGGATGCTGGCTTGGATAACAGCAAG GCTGTTAAAGAAACCGGACACAAGTTCAGAGAAACCATCCTTGCTCTTGGAGGCGGGAAAGCACCACTAGAG